AGACCCAATCCGGCCTACGGCCTACTTGGTACTGCCCCATTCAGTAGCGCTCCTGATCCCTACCCATGGAATCAGAACATCGTTTGATCCTGCTCCCCCTCGCCGCGCCCGCAGCACCAGTTCGCTAAGGATCCGGGCGGCCTTAAATATCCGAAACGCAGGCTTGATTTTTTGTTTATAGCTGGCACATTACCCGGCTCGATTCGTGGGCGGAGCGTGGACCACGGTTCACGGGGTGAGTTTCCAACTGGCAACTGCACTTGCAGGACCAAGCCCCGCCTCGCAATCAGAATTTTACTAAATACATGCAGCACATACGTAACATTGCGATTATTGCCCACGTCGATCACGGCAAGACGACCCTCGTGGATTGTTTGCTCAAGCAGTCCGGCACCTTCCGTGCCAACCAGGCCATCGCCTCCGAAGAGCGCATCATGGATTCCATGGACCTCGAGCGCGAGAAGGGCATTACCATCCGCGCCAAGAACGCCGCCTTTAAGTACAAGGATTATCACATCAACATCGTGGATACTCCCGGCCACGCCGATTTCGGCGGTGAAGTCGAGCGCATCATGAACATGATCGATGGGGTGCTCCTGGTGGTGGATGCCGCCGACGGTCCCCAGGCCCAAACTCGCTTCGTCCTGCGCAAGGCCCTCGAAGCCGGCGCCAAACCCATTGTCGTCATCAACAAGGTAGATCGCGAGAATGCAGCCCCTCACAAAGTGCTCGACGCCATTTGGGACCTCTTTGTCTCCCTTCATGCCACGGACGAGCAGATGGATTTCCCGGTCATTTACGCCAGCGCAAAAGAGGGTTACGCCAAGGTGGACCTCGACCACGTCAGCGGCACCATGGAACCGCTCTTCGACGCCATCATCAAACACATCCCCCCGCCTCGCGCCCATGCCGGCGACGGTTTCAAGCTCCTGGTGGCCAACCTGGATTATTCGGATTACGTCGGGCGAATTGCCTTTGGTAAGATTTACAGCGGCAAGGTGAAGGTTGGCGACACCTACGTTTGCATCCACGGCGATGGCAGCAAAACCAGCTCCAAAATCACCGCCATTTTCCACTTCGAAGGCTTAAAACGAATTGAAATCACCGAAGCCCACGCCGGTGACGTCGTTGGGCTCACCGGCTTCGAGGACGTGTTCATCGGGGAGACCATCACCGACTCCGATATTCGCGCGCCGTTGCCTTTTGTGCCCATCGACCCGCCCACCATCCAGATGCAGTTCGCCGTCAATGACAGCCCCCTGGCCGGAGTGGATGGGCAACTGCTCACCGCCCGCCATATCTGGGAACGGCTCGTTAAGGAAGTGCGCACCAACGTGGCCTTGCGCATCGAGCAGACCAGCGCCCCAAACATCTTCAATGTCAGCGGGCGCGGAGAGATGCAGATTGCCATCCTGGTCGAGCAGATGCGCCGCGAGGGTTACGAGGTATTAGTCTCGCGGCCCGAGGTGATTTACAGGAAGGATTCCGCCGGCAACCTGCTCGAACCCATCGAGACGCTCTTTCTTGAAATCCCCAAGGAACACATGGGGCCGGTTCTCGAAAACCTCTCCGGGCGCAAAGGCGAAATCACCAGCATGAGCCATCACGGCAATGAGGTTAGTATTGAGGCCCTCATACCCACCCGCGGCCTGATTGGCTTCGAGACCGACCTAGTCAACCAAACCCGTGGCTTGGGTGTCATGAGCCACCTCTTTCACCAATACGGCCCCGACCGCGGCGAGATTGCCGCCCGCAAAAACGGCTCCCTCGTGAGCATGGAAAGCGGTGAAGCCATGGCTTACGCCCTCAATATGATACAGGAACGCGGACGTTTAATGGTCGAGCCGGGCGAAAAAATCTACGCCGGCATGATCGTCGGCGAAAACGCCCGCGAAAACGACATCCCGGTTAACCCGTGCAAGGCCAAAAAGCTGACCAATATGCGCTCCCAAGGCGATGGCAAGGGCATCCAACTCAATCCGCCGCTCAAGATGTCCCTCGAACGGGCGCTCGAGTATATCGGGCCGGATGAATATGTGGAGGCGACTCCGAAGAATTTGCGGTTGCGCAAGAAGATTCTCGATGAGAACCAGCGCAAGCGCGCGGCCCAAAGCCGCGCTGTGAAAGCCATTGCGGCGTAAAAGCGGTGCTCAGGCCGGGCTGGCCCCCGCCTGCAAGCCAAACGCGGCGAACGGCGCCACCACGGCGGCGCTCTCGACCACCGGCGGCGCAGGCTGCGCGTGGCGGATCAGGTGGTAAATGTAATCCTTAAGCTTGGCGCGCCGCATCTTGAGTTCTTCGATTTCCTGGTCGGTGGCAAACTCGATGTCTTCTTCGATCCGGTAGATTTCGTCATCGAGCCGGTGATACTCGGTGAACACGTTCCGGAAATGCTCGCTCGAGCCTTTGAGGCGGCGAATGACTTCGCGGTATTCCGGGAACTCTCTAAGGATCGGATGGTGAAGGTCCATGGGAACAATCTCCTGGGTTGAATGTGTTTTGTTGTTGCGAACGGGCCTGAACCGACGAGGGCTCTGTGCGCGGCCAAATCGGGAAGGGGAGAGGGAGGACTTTTTTGGCGCTGCCTTGAGCGCCCGGAAAACCGAATGTTGCGCAACTCTTCAGGTCCATTCGCGGTTCGCTACTCTTGGCAAACCCTCTTTCAATCTACCCGCATTCACGCCGCAGTAAAGTCTTTCTTTCTCCAAAGTCCAACTTCTTTTTAATTCCCGCCGGCGCGCTGGGAGTCCGAATTCCAATTCGGTGGGGTTCAACAAGG
This region of Verrucomicrobiia bacterium genomic DNA includes:
- a CDS encoding YdcH family protein encodes the protein MDLHHPILREFPEYREVIRRLKGSSEHFRNVFTEYHRLDDEIYRIEEDIEFATDQEIEELKMRRAKLKDYIYHLIRHAQPAPPVVESAAVVAPFAAFGLQAGASPA
- the typA gene encoding translational GTPase TypA, with amino-acid sequence MQHIRNIAIIAHVDHGKTTLVDCLLKQSGTFRANQAIASEERIMDSMDLEREKGITIRAKNAAFKYKDYHINIVDTPGHADFGGEVERIMNMIDGVLLVVDAADGPQAQTRFVLRKALEAGAKPIVVINKVDRENAAPHKVLDAIWDLFVSLHATDEQMDFPVIYASAKEGYAKVDLDHVSGTMEPLFDAIIKHIPPPRAHAGDGFKLLVANLDYSDYVGRIAFGKIYSGKVKVGDTYVCIHGDGSKTSSKITAIFHFEGLKRIEITEAHAGDVVGLTGFEDVFIGETITDSDIRAPLPFVPIDPPTIQMQFAVNDSPLAGVDGQLLTARHIWERLVKEVRTNVALRIEQTSAPNIFNVSGRGEMQIAILVEQMRREGYEVLVSRPEVIYRKDSAGNLLEPIETLFLEIPKEHMGPVLENLSGRKGEITSMSHHGNEVSIEALIPTRGLIGFETDLVNQTRGLGVMSHLFHQYGPDRGEIAARKNGSLVSMESGEAMAYALNMIQERGRLMVEPGEKIYAGMIVGENARENDIPVNPCKAKKLTNMRSQGDGKGIQLNPPLKMSLERALEYIGPDEYVEATPKNLRLRKKILDENQRKRAAQSRAVKAIAA